Proteins from one Bombyx mori chromosome 25, ASM3026992v2 genomic window:
- the LOC101742301 gene encoding hemicentin-1 isoform X1: MRLVSTLLYATLLLCTRVCAFIPGIDGPLSHQEALEGGNTTFLCDTTPDSSGDEFMILVWYKNNIPIYSFEIPDREWADSTFNATGRMSADVRSQPTAITVSVLTEDDQAVYHCRVDFRLSPTRNIGVNLTVVVLPSPPFFMDELDNKVERTVGTYHEGDTLVLKCLVIGGRPPPRLSWYSGSNLVDASDADSDIPSVRENELYLPLTRANAGSISCRASNTNLAPPVESKLDIELYLPAYNVSIHWVWGTADGVLRAGHPVLAQCTAPGSYPQPDLSWWLDQKHLTRHSNQSWVSSSSTAISYLELHPSVGDDGATLACVATNHAMAPSRNSKADVITLNVTYSPLLEVVRVGDGKLNEVVELDPLHLECEVKANPPAYKFIWYFNDSEIKSNSVWGENVTSQVLYVEEATREHAGRYSCVAVNSIGETRAESFTVTVLYPPECSHHGIRLVKEALSCNVKALPAPDTYLWHIEPSDSLEQRLTTGSRLLPLDQITGSLDRSLKASCEASNGIASQERACERTFSFEQLRPRQPQQCDLAFEHGEFHIRCVPVENATYYEVSVWKLSTSNSSLVLEKRAPMGFGSSQALSSTGSTWLVRAGLGKLGAGDEAGALACNRYGCSKALLLRPSETLLKAASPPWWNVLLSKEVCIPLVAAVLLVLFAASSAAALRAARRARTKPPVIQVLQLDDVTRNFLDNLPEHKLQASCSLRSCSSGYSEGSQRWGPPPPDVTLTLHRESAV, encoded by the exons ATGCGTCTCGTGTCGACGCTACTATACGCAACGCTGCTTCTGTGCACTCGGGTTTGCGCCTTCATACCCGGTATTGACG GTCCCCTCTCACACCAAGAAGCACTTGAAGGTGGAAACACAACATTCCTCTGCGACACAACCCCTGACTCCTCGGGAGATGAGTTCATGATATTAGTCTGGTACAAAAACAACATTCCCATCTACAG CTTCGAGATCCCCGATCGGGAATGGGCGGACTCCACGTTCAACGCGACAGGTCGGATGTCGGCGGACGTCCGCAGCCAACCGACAGCCATCACGGTGTCTGTACTCACAGAAGATGACCAGGCCGTCTATCACTGCAGAGTAGACTTCAGATTGTCTCCAACGCGCAACATCGGCGTTAACTTGACCGTTGTTG TACTGCCAAGTCCTCCGTTTTTCATGGACGAGCTTGACAATAAAGTAGAGCGCACAGTCGGCACTTACCACGAAGGCGACACTCTGGTACTGAAGTGTCTGGTGATTGGAG GTCGCCCTCCACCCCGATTGAGCTGGTATTCTGGTAGCAACTTGGTAGACGCATCTGATGCAGACAGTGACATTCCCTCGGTGAGGGAAAATGAGCTTTATCTGCCTTTGACACGGGCCAACGCGGGTTCGATATCCTGCAGAGCCAGTAACACGAATTTAGCGCCACCTGTTGAGTCTAAGCTGGATATTGAACTATATT TGCCGGCGTACAACGTGTCCATCCACTGGGTGTGGGGCACGGCGGACGGCGTGCTGCGTGCGGGGCACCCCGTGTTGGCCCAGTGCACCGCGCCCGGCTCCTACCCGCAGCCCGACCTGTCCTGGTGGCTGGACCAGAAGCACTTGACGCGACATAGCAATCAG AGTTGGGTGAGCTCATCCAGCACGGCGATATCGTATCTCGAGCTACATCCGTCGGTGGGCGACGACGGCGCTACGTTAGCGTGCGTAGCCACCAACCACGCGATGGCTCCCAGTCGAAACTCCAAGGCTGATGTCATCACCCTTAACGTCACAT ATAGTCCATTACTAGAGGTAGTTAGAGTGGGTGACGGTAAACTGAATGAGGTGGTCGAATTGGATCCTCTGCACTTGGAATGCGAGGTCAAAGCAAATCCGCCGGCGTACAAATTTATATGGTATTTTAAT GATAgtgaaataaaatcgaatagcGTGTGGGGGGAGAATGTTACCAGCCAAGTATTGTACGTTGAGGAAGCGACCAGGGAACACGCCGGCCGATATTCGTGTGTCGCCGTCAACTCTATCGGCGAAACTAGAGCCGAAAGCTTCACTGTGACCGTGCTTT ACCCACCGGAATGCTCCCACCACGGGATAAGATTAGTTAAAGAAGCTTTAAGCTGCAACGTCAAGGCCTTACCGGCGCCAGACACGTACCTGTGGCATATAGAGCCTTCGGATTCGCTGGAGCAGCGCCTCACGACCGGCTCTCGTCTTCTACCTCTCGACCAGATCACGGGCTCCCTTGATAGAAGCTTGAAGGCTAGTTGCGAAGCGAGCAACGGTATAGCCTCGCAGGAACGTGCCTGTGAGAGGACCTTCTCCTTCGAGCAGCTGAGGCCGCGACAGCCTCAGCAGTGCGATCTCGCGTTTGAACACGGCGAGTTCCACATTAGATGTGTCCCAg TCGAAAACGCAACGTATTACGAAGTGtctgtatggaaactatcgacGAGTAACAGCTCTTTAGTCCTCGAGAAACGTGCCCCGATGGGCTTTGGGTCCAGTCAGGCTCTGTCTTCTACGGGAAGCACGTGGCTCGTCAGAGCTGGGCTAGGGAAGCTCGGTGCTGGCGACGAAGCGGGGGCCTTGGCCTGCAATAGATACGGATGCTCAAAGGCTTTGCTGTTGAGGCCTAGTGAAACCCTGCTCAAAGCTGCCTCGCCCCCTTGGTGGAATG TGCTATTATCGAAGGAGGTGTGCATCCCACTGGTGGCTGCGGTTCTCCTTGTGTTGTTTGCTGCGTCCTCGGCGGCGGCGCTGCGGGCGGCACGGCGGGCGCGTACCAAGCCGCCCGTCATACAGGTGCTACAGCTCGATGACGTCACCAGGAACTTTCTAGACAATCTACCTG AGCACAAGCTGCAAGCGTCGTGTAGTCTGCGGTCATGCAGCAGCGGGTACTCGGAGGGCTCGCAGCGCTGGGGACCGCCGCCGCCCGACGTCACCCTCACGCTGCACAGGGAGAGCGCCGTGTGA
- the LOC101742301 gene encoding hemicentin-1 isoform X2 — protein sequence MRLVSTLLYATLLLCTRVCAFIPGPLSHQEALEGGNTTFLCDTTPDSSGDEFMILVWYKNNIPIYSFEIPDREWADSTFNATGRMSADVRSQPTAITVSVLTEDDQAVYHCRVDFRLSPTRNIGVNLTVVVLPSPPFFMDELDNKVERTVGTYHEGDTLVLKCLVIGGRPPPRLSWYSGSNLVDASDADSDIPSVRENELYLPLTRANAGSISCRASNTNLAPPVESKLDIELYLPAYNVSIHWVWGTADGVLRAGHPVLAQCTAPGSYPQPDLSWWLDQKHLTRHSNQSWVSSSSTAISYLELHPSVGDDGATLACVATNHAMAPSRNSKADVITLNVTYSPLLEVVRVGDGKLNEVVELDPLHLECEVKANPPAYKFIWYFNDSEIKSNSVWGENVTSQVLYVEEATREHAGRYSCVAVNSIGETRAESFTVTVLYPPECSHHGIRLVKEALSCNVKALPAPDTYLWHIEPSDSLEQRLTTGSRLLPLDQITGSLDRSLKASCEASNGIASQERACERTFSFEQLRPRQPQQCDLAFEHGEFHIRCVPVENATYYEVSVWKLSTSNSSLVLEKRAPMGFGSSQALSSTGSTWLVRAGLGKLGAGDEAGALACNRYGCSKALLLRPSETLLKAASPPWWNVLLSKEVCIPLVAAVLLVLFAASSAAALRAARRARTKPPVIQVLQLDDVTRNFLDNLPEHKLQASCSLRSCSSGYSEGSQRWGPPPPDVTLTLHRESAV from the exons ATGCGTCTCGTGTCGACGCTACTATACGCAACGCTGCTTCTGTGCACTCGGGTTTGCGCCTTCATACCCG GTCCCCTCTCACACCAAGAAGCACTTGAAGGTGGAAACACAACATTCCTCTGCGACACAACCCCTGACTCCTCGGGAGATGAGTTCATGATATTAGTCTGGTACAAAAACAACATTCCCATCTACAG CTTCGAGATCCCCGATCGGGAATGGGCGGACTCCACGTTCAACGCGACAGGTCGGATGTCGGCGGACGTCCGCAGCCAACCGACAGCCATCACGGTGTCTGTACTCACAGAAGATGACCAGGCCGTCTATCACTGCAGAGTAGACTTCAGATTGTCTCCAACGCGCAACATCGGCGTTAACTTGACCGTTGTTG TACTGCCAAGTCCTCCGTTTTTCATGGACGAGCTTGACAATAAAGTAGAGCGCACAGTCGGCACTTACCACGAAGGCGACACTCTGGTACTGAAGTGTCTGGTGATTGGAG GTCGCCCTCCACCCCGATTGAGCTGGTATTCTGGTAGCAACTTGGTAGACGCATCTGATGCAGACAGTGACATTCCCTCGGTGAGGGAAAATGAGCTTTATCTGCCTTTGACACGGGCCAACGCGGGTTCGATATCCTGCAGAGCCAGTAACACGAATTTAGCGCCACCTGTTGAGTCTAAGCTGGATATTGAACTATATT TGCCGGCGTACAACGTGTCCATCCACTGGGTGTGGGGCACGGCGGACGGCGTGCTGCGTGCGGGGCACCCCGTGTTGGCCCAGTGCACCGCGCCCGGCTCCTACCCGCAGCCCGACCTGTCCTGGTGGCTGGACCAGAAGCACTTGACGCGACATAGCAATCAG AGTTGGGTGAGCTCATCCAGCACGGCGATATCGTATCTCGAGCTACATCCGTCGGTGGGCGACGACGGCGCTACGTTAGCGTGCGTAGCCACCAACCACGCGATGGCTCCCAGTCGAAACTCCAAGGCTGATGTCATCACCCTTAACGTCACAT ATAGTCCATTACTAGAGGTAGTTAGAGTGGGTGACGGTAAACTGAATGAGGTGGTCGAATTGGATCCTCTGCACTTGGAATGCGAGGTCAAAGCAAATCCGCCGGCGTACAAATTTATATGGTATTTTAAT GATAgtgaaataaaatcgaatagcGTGTGGGGGGAGAATGTTACCAGCCAAGTATTGTACGTTGAGGAAGCGACCAGGGAACACGCCGGCCGATATTCGTGTGTCGCCGTCAACTCTATCGGCGAAACTAGAGCCGAAAGCTTCACTGTGACCGTGCTTT ACCCACCGGAATGCTCCCACCACGGGATAAGATTAGTTAAAGAAGCTTTAAGCTGCAACGTCAAGGCCTTACCGGCGCCAGACACGTACCTGTGGCATATAGAGCCTTCGGATTCGCTGGAGCAGCGCCTCACGACCGGCTCTCGTCTTCTACCTCTCGACCAGATCACGGGCTCCCTTGATAGAAGCTTGAAGGCTAGTTGCGAAGCGAGCAACGGTATAGCCTCGCAGGAACGTGCCTGTGAGAGGACCTTCTCCTTCGAGCAGCTGAGGCCGCGACAGCCTCAGCAGTGCGATCTCGCGTTTGAACACGGCGAGTTCCACATTAGATGTGTCCCAg TCGAAAACGCAACGTATTACGAAGTGtctgtatggaaactatcgacGAGTAACAGCTCTTTAGTCCTCGAGAAACGTGCCCCGATGGGCTTTGGGTCCAGTCAGGCTCTGTCTTCTACGGGAAGCACGTGGCTCGTCAGAGCTGGGCTAGGGAAGCTCGGTGCTGGCGACGAAGCGGGGGCCTTGGCCTGCAATAGATACGGATGCTCAAAGGCTTTGCTGTTGAGGCCTAGTGAAACCCTGCTCAAAGCTGCCTCGCCCCCTTGGTGGAATG TGCTATTATCGAAGGAGGTGTGCATCCCACTGGTGGCTGCGGTTCTCCTTGTGTTGTTTGCTGCGTCCTCGGCGGCGGCGCTGCGGGCGGCACGGCGGGCGCGTACCAAGCCGCCCGTCATACAGGTGCTACAGCTCGATGACGTCACCAGGAACTTTCTAGACAATCTACCTG AGCACAAGCTGCAAGCGTCGTGTAGTCTGCGGTCATGCAGCAGCGGGTACTCGGAGGGCTCGCAGCGCTGGGGACCGCCGCCGCCCGACGTCACCCTCACGCTGCACAGGGAGAGCGCCGTGTGA
- the LOC101742020 gene encoding protein Fer3: MSYGSDTAHVWSSSGGSEVSPYGPLWDAPPAPVPYPDILAFPPADLVWSAAGCGRSVARATPSNKKPRRRVASVAQRRAANIRERRRMFNLNEAFDKLRRKVPTFAYEKRLSRIETLRLAITYISFMCELLHGSPQPHHGHSAIHPPRLFDSEVTWCG; the protein is encoded by the exons ATGTCATACGGCAGCGACACGGCTCACGTGTGGTCCAGCTCGGGA GGCAGTGAGGTGTCACCATACGGGCCCCTGTGGGACGCGCCGCCGGCTCCGGTGCCTTACCCCGATATCCTGGCTTTTCCACCGGCCGACCTCG TTTGGTCGGCGGCTGGCTGTGGGCGCAGCGTCGCCCGCGCCACGCCGAGCAACAAGAAGCCGCGGCGGCGCGTGGCCTCCGTCGCGCAACGCCGCGCCGCCAACATACGGGAGCGACGCAGAATGTTCAACTTGAACGAGGCCTTCGACAAACTGCGTAGGAAG GTACCGACGTTTGCATACGAAAAACGTCTCTCTCGCATCGAGACCTTAAGGTTGGCGATTACGTACATAAGCTTCATGTGTGAGCTCTTGCACGGGTCGCCGCAACCTCACCACGGCCATTCTGCTATACATCCGCCAAGACTTTTCGACTCCGAGGTGACCTGGTGCGGCTGA